Below is a genomic region from Pyrococcus kukulkanii.
TCGCTTTCATCAATCATGTCAACTCCCAATGCCTCAAGAATTCTTGCCTCGGCCTCATGGCCAATTCTTACTTTGGCCATTACTGGAATTGTTACTGCATCCATTATCTCCTGAATCTTCTCCACGGGAGCCATCCTCGCAACCCCGCCAGCCTTCCTTATATCCGCAGGAACCTTGTGAAGGGCCATAACTGAAACCGCTCCGGCCTCCTCAGCTATCCTGGCCTGTTCTGCATTTGTAACGTCCATGATGACTCCACCTTTGACCATCTTCGCAAAGCCCCTCTTCAGCCTCTCAGTTCCCTTTTCCATAATTACCTTTAGCTTGTCCGTCATATCAATCACCTCAAGTCTAAGCTTTCAATGTATATCAAGTTAAAACTTGCATATAAGGATTACCATTAACTGAAAGTGACTACAAAAATGAGAGGGGTTAGAGCTTGGAAAGGATCTCCTGGGCAGCTTTCTTACCGCTTAAGAACATTCCACCAAATATTGGGCCCATCCTCGGGGCTCCGCTCACGGCATTGGCCGCCATTCCGGTAACGTACAGTCCTGGATACACTTCTCTGGTGTTCTCCACCGTTAGCCTCTCACCCTGATCTGCCCACATTGGGCCTTCCCCAGGAATCTTCTCTATCAGCCCCCTCTTGAGGAGGAACTGAGTTATCTGAGCTCCATGCCCCGTTGAATCTATTACATACTTCGCCTCAACCGTCAGGGGATCAACGTGAAGTCCCGTCATGTGAATCGGAGTCCAGTTAATCACTATTCCAGAAACCCTGTTGTTCTTCACAACTAGATCTTCAACTTCGATCATGTTGAATATCTTAACCCCCGCCTTCACGACCTTGCTGGCTATGGTTGTTGCCACTTCAATAGCATCAGCCACGTAGTAGCCTTCCTCAAACTTCTCGTACCTTATTCCAAATTCATCAAGGATCTCTTTAGCTTCTTCCTGAACCACGATCTTGTTGAAGCCCATTGCACCTCCCCAGATCCCCCCGCCTATTGAGAGCTTCTTCTCGAAGATAGCTACTTTAGCCCCTCCCTTCGCCAAATAATAGGCGGCAACCATCCCGGAGGGGCCGGCTCCGACTATGGCAACGTCAAGCTCGAGGTTATTGAGTAGATCCTTGAAGTAACTCTCAATTATAGCCCTGCTAATTATCACGTCCCTCAGCATGGAGATCCCCTGCAAAAACTTGGTTTTGCAATATAAAAACATTGTTATAACAAGGTATTATGGTGCCCTGGGTATATTGAGGGTCGAGAAGACGTAAGCTATTTCCTCCGGCCTGTTGGTCGAGAAAGATACCGATATCCCCCTCTTCCTCGTTATGAGTACACACGCCTTGGCCGGAAGCATGAAGTGGAGTAAACCAGAACAGCTCATCCAGCCTTCCTTTACGGAGTAGCTCTCTATATCCTCTATTTTAATGGTCTTCCTGACTAGAAGGCCAAGTCTCCCCCTTATCCTTATCTCTTTCTGAGTTATTCTAATGTTAAGAGCTGAAATATCCCATATTATCGCGAACACTATTATAGCCTCAATTCCAACTATCCCAACTGCTGGCGGGTTGTTTCTAACTGCAAAGAGGACTATCAGGATTGGAGCGAATAGTATTGCCAAGAATAAGTTATATCCCCTGCTCTGCACGGTTTCCTCGTACAGCATGAAGTGTCCTTCATGAAACCCCTATTTGTGAGTTTCGATTCCTTCCACTCTAACGTTCAGTCTTTTGAGAACATCTTTAATGCTCCTTAGATAACTAGTAAACTTATCATAGTCTGTTAGCACGGCGTAGCTCTCAGGGAATTCCTCCTCCAAATTTTTCCTGAATTCTTCTCCAGCTTTCTTTAAGTTCAGGAATTCTAGGAAGTACCAATTAACGAAGTCTCTGGTTTCCCTTATAATTGCCTCAACGTCCGTTATTCCAGGAATTATTGGGCTAATAAAAGCGTAGTTCTTTATTCCCTCCTCATGCAGAGCCTTGAGCGCGTTGATTCTTGCCCTTTGGATGGGAGTTAAGGGCTCAAAAAGCTTCTTTTCCTTCCCCTCGAAGGAATTCACCGTAAGTCCAACCTCTACCTTGGGGAATAGCTTTAGAATACTAACATCCCTGACGACTAATGGTGACTTAGTCAGGATCATGAGTTCGTTTCTCTTGTCCATGAACCTAAGAACGCTTCTCGTGAGCTTAAGCTTGGCCTCTATTGGCTGATATGGATCGCTCACCGAGGACATTAAAATAGTGCCTTTAACTCTCTTCCTCGCCAGATCGGGTGCGTTAACCTTAACTTCAACCCAGGTACCCCAGGGTTCTTCTCTTCTAACTATTTCCTTGGCATAGCAGTACTTACAGGCAAATTGACAGCCAACGTA
It encodes:
- a CDS encoding sulfide-dependent adenosine diphosphate thiazole synthase, yielding MLRDVIISRAIIESYFKDLLNNLELDVAIVGAGPSGMVAAYYLAKGGAKVAIFEKKLSIGGGIWGGAMGFNKIVVQEEAKEILDEFGIRYEKFEEGYYVADAIEVATTIASKVVKAGVKIFNMIEVEDLVVKNNRVSGIVINWTPIHMTGLHVDPLTVEAKYVIDSTGHGAQITQFLLKRGLIEKIPGEGPMWADQGERLTVENTREVYPGLYVTGMAANAVSGAPRMGPIFGGMFLSGKKAAQEILSKL
- a CDS encoding SPL family radical SAM protein; the protein is MKIIKRKVKTLYTRSRIPGIEWSVNQYVGCQFACKYCYAKEIVRREEPWGTWVEVKVNAPDLARKRVKGTILMSSVSDPYQPIEAKLKLTRSVLRFMDKRNELMILTKSPLVVRDVSILKLFPKVEVGLTVNSFEGKEKKLFEPLTPIQRARINALKALHEEGIKNYAFISPIIPGITDVEAIIRETRDFVNWYFLEFLNLKKAGEEFRKNLEEEFPESYAVLTDYDKFTSYLRSIKDVLKRLNVRVEGIETHK